One Thermofilum pendens Hrk 5 DNA segment encodes these proteins:
- a CDS encoding APC family permease — protein MSRLKRELGLGYATLFGVGLILGAGIYVLIGRAAGIVGDAVWASVAFSGVIAVATAFSYAELSSIFAKAASTYTYVREAFPGAGLLAFFAAWMLFFGGVAGAATAALGFAGYFSRLAGLGEGWVVPVTVALLAVLSVLNWWGIKESAFLSAVFTVIEAGGLVLVVLLGFLFPARSPGYLSFNPSVDPVMAVLVGAAVFYFAYTGFEYQPTLSEETVDPERVIPKSIVLAVSVTTLLYLLVSLSVVRLMSWEELGASKAPMADAASRAWPPAFHLLMFIALFATTNTSLGFLVSASRLAYGLAEEGVAWSGFGRVDGWRRTPHVAVAFTGVLAALLVFATDYLPSVTGWRLSFGGQEYQLIDLVGKTASLAVLLAFFVVNAAVVALRRREGLSRRFRVPLNVGDFPVLPVLADILIAVFVALSFWDWIVWLSTALVAALGLLLYKR, from the coding sequence GTGTCGCGGCTTAAAAGAGAGCTTGGGCTGGGCTACGCGACGCTGTTCGGCGTTGGGTTGATACTCGGCGCCGGTATATACGTCTTGATCGGGAGGGCTGCGGGCATCGTGGGCGACGCTGTGTGGGCTAGTGTCGCGTTCTCCGGCGTCATAGCCGTTGCGACGGCTTTTTCTTACGCGGAGCTTTCCTCTATCTTCGCGAAGGCTGCGAGCACGTATACCTACGTGAGGGAGGCTTTCCCGGGGGCTGGGCTTCTGGCTTTCTTCGCCGCGTGGATGCTGTTCTTCGGCGGTGTCGCGGGGGCGGCTACGGCGGCGCTGGGCTTTGCCGGGTACTTCTCCAGGCTGGCGGGGCTGGGGGAGGGCTGGGTGGTCCCGGTCACCGTGGCCCTGCTCGCCGTGCTGTCTGTGCTGAACTGGTGGGGGATTAAGGAGTCGGCTTTCCTGAGCGCTGTCTTCACGGTGATAGAGGCGGGCGGGCTCGTGCTCGTGGTGTTGCTGGGCTTCCTCTTCCCGGCGAGGAGCCCCGGCTACCTCTCCTTCAACCCCTCCGTCGACCCCGTGATGGCTGTACTCGTGGGCGCCGCCGTGTTCTACTTCGCGTACACGGGCTTCGAGTACCAGCCGACGCTCAGCGAGGAGACCGTGGACCCCGAGAGGGTTATCCCGAAGTCCATAGTCCTAGCGGTCTCCGTGACGACGTTGCTGTACCTGCTCGTCTCCCTGTCTGTCGTCAGGCTTATGAGCTGGGAGGAGCTCGGCGCCAGTAAGGCCCCGATGGCTGACGCGGCTTCGAGGGCGTGGCCCCCCGCGTTCCACCTCTTGATGTTCATAGCCCTCTTCGCCACGACTAACACCTCGCTCGGCTTCCTCGTCTCGGCCTCGCGGCTAGCCTACGGGCTGGCGGAGGAGGGGGTTGCGTGGAGCGGCTTCGGGAGGGTTGACGGGTGGAGGAGGACTCCTCACGTAGCCGTCGCCTTCACGGGTGTTCTCGCCGCCCTGCTCGTCTTCGCGACGGACTACCTGCCCAGCGTCACCGGGTGGAGGCTGAGCTTCGGGGGGCAGGAGTACCAGCTGATAGACCTCGTCGGGAAGACTGCCAGCCTGGCTGTTCTCCTCGCGTTCTTCGTCGTGAACGCCGCCGTGGTCGCCTTGAGGAGGAGGGAGGGCCTCTCGAGGCGCTTCAGGGTTCCGCTCAACGTCGGCGACTTCCCCGTGTTGCCCGTGCTGGCGGACATACTCATAGCCGTGTTCGTCGCTCTGAGCTTCTGGGACTGGATCGTCTGGCTGAGCACAGCCCTCGTAGCCGCGCTGGGGCTCCTGCTCTACAAGCGCTGA
- a CDS encoding archaellin/type IV pilin N-terminal domain-containing protein, with protein sequence MAAQKRRGISPVIATVIIVAVTIAIAIAVAFWMTGIVGIFTGTVEKLEIVSLYAVPNAQGGWDVTVIVKNTGTISTSIDNIFINGVPVKNCNPAITPNPDVTATPQPLKPGGDPLTITFTLGNGNECGGTKFTSGVSIEVKLHSTGGKEYPKLITLP encoded by the coding sequence ATGGCGGCGCAGAAAAGAAGGGGCATCAGCCCCGTGATAGCAACGGTCATCATCGTCGCCGTAACGATCGCTATAGCAATAGCGGTAGCATTCTGGATGACGGGCATAGTTGGCATCTTCACAGGCACAGTCGAGAAACTCGAAATAGTATCGCTTTATGCTGTGCCCAATGCTCAAGGAGGGTGGGATGTAACAGTTATCGTTAAAAATACTGGTACGATCTCGACGAGCATTGACAATATATTCATTAATGGAGTACCCGTAAAGAACTGCAACCCCGCAATAACTCCAAATCCTGATGTTACTGCTACTCCTCAACCTCTTAAGCCTGGTGGAGATCCCCTCACAATAACGTTTACTCTCGGAAATGGAAATGAATGCGGCGGGACAAAGTTTACTAGTGGCGTTAGTATTGAGGTGAAGCTTCACAGCACTGGTGGTAAGGAGTACCCCAAGCTAATAACCCTGCCGTAA
- a CDS encoding thioredoxin/glutaredoxin — protein sequence MLTVYVHPRCADSYRVYRLLSSRTPQSTRITYLDTEKYPFRALEYGVFSVPAFSLNGRLVLQGYFEDEEVVSLASGAGLRVSSLDEAFSRLLKSVYYSLTVASAVYVAGDLSVVAGSKSYLMSASGAFFVPEGEKFPEYAARRLSQTPFSEVEQGLLRNIAGNFARDLYWLTGEVPTRERVEKLGEGFFEAWLLARASIGRVFVPQSSPRPGLRERVSKAWSYVLGVIDKAGARVKEEQESIPQGWVEEASAQA from the coding sequence ATGTTAACGGTCTACGTGCACCCCAGGTGCGCCGACTCCTACAGAGTCTACCGGCTACTAAGCTCCCGCACACCGCAAAGCACCCGGATAACTTATCTCGACACGGAGAAGTACCCATTCCGGGCCCTCGAGTACGGGGTATTCTCTGTGCCGGCGTTCTCCCTGAACGGTAGGCTGGTGCTCCAAGGGTACTTCGAAGACGAAGAAGTGGTATCGCTGGCTAGCGGTGCCGGTCTCCGCGTCTCGTCCCTCGATGAAGCTTTCTCCAGGCTCTTGAAGAGCGTCTACTACTCCCTCACCGTGGCGTCCGCGGTTTACGTCGCCGGAGACCTTTCCGTCGTGGCGGGCTCGAAGAGCTACTTGATGTCGGCTAGCGGTGCGTTCTTTGTTCCGGAAGGCGAAAAGTTCCCGGAGTACGCGGCGCGGAGGCTCTCGCAAACCCCCTTCTCGGAGGTCGAGCAAGGGCTGCTCAGGAACATTGCGGGCAACTTCGCGAGGGACCTCTACTGGCTAACCGGCGAGGTCCCGACGAGGGAGCGGGTCGAAAAGCTAGGCGAGGGGTTCTTCGAGGCATGGCTGCTCGCGAGGGCGAGCATCGGGAGAGTCTTCGTGCCTCAGTCCTCTCCTCGCCCCGGGCTCAGGGAGAGAGTGTCGAAAGCTTGGAGCTACGTACTCGGCGTAATCGATAAGGCCGGTGCGAGAGTCAAGGAGGAGCAGGAATCCATACCGCAAGGCTGGGTGGAGGAGGCATCCGCGCAGGCCTAG
- a CDS encoding amidohydrolase family protein: MATLVIRDADTILTMNSARPVLRHQSILVDGNVVAAVGDYSSLVASYGAPDEVIDGRGKVVLPGFYDLHTHIAMAGFRGLAADAGDVIYRVFWPLERLLSGESVYRFALLGGLEALKSGVVLVADHYFFMRDVARALVELGLRGLLGHTYMDRDGPFTGERELREALDFVERWRGHELITPVLAPHAPDTVSRDNLLYFAELSREKNLFVHMHLAQTLREFKTVKEETGYTPVRYALRLGLLGGRSIVAHANYVDENEKALLAHSGSVIVQCPSTYFMSGTPFHAYDYWQLGGNVAIGTDAPCYNDNVDFFEEMRLLVYGQRMKLEKSGVWRAYDVLEMATRLSARLVGVRGGFVGKGALADLVLVNLSSVRLRPFLDPFSNIVYAASSGDVDTVIVNGRVVLKGGRHVSLDEERIVSQAEAEARMLLRRALDESPELESIIGRDKEI, encoded by the coding sequence GTGGCTACGCTGGTTATCCGCGACGCTGACACAATCTTGACGATGAACAGCGCGAGGCCCGTGCTTAGGCACCAGTCGATCCTCGTTGACGGCAACGTTGTGGCGGCCGTGGGGGATTATAGCTCGCTTGTCGCGAGCTACGGGGCTCCCGACGAGGTTATCGATGGTCGTGGAAAGGTCGTTTTGCCGGGTTTCTACGACCTGCATACTCACATCGCGATGGCGGGTTTCAGGGGGTTGGCGGCGGACGCCGGCGACGTTATCTACAGGGTTTTCTGGCCGCTGGAGCGGTTGCTGAGCGGGGAGTCGGTTTACCGCTTCGCCCTGCTAGGCGGGTTGGAGGCTTTGAAGAGTGGCGTGGTGCTTGTGGCTGACCACTACTTCTTCATGCGGGACGTCGCGAGGGCGCTGGTAGAGCTGGGCTTGAGGGGGCTTCTGGGGCATACGTACATGGATAGGGATGGCCCCTTCACCGGGGAGCGCGAGCTTAGGGAGGCTTTGGACTTCGTCGAGCGGTGGAGGGGGCACGAGCTGATCACACCCGTGCTGGCGCCCCACGCTCCCGACACCGTCAGCAGGGATAACCTGCTCTACTTCGCGGAGCTCTCCAGGGAGAAGAACCTCTTCGTACACATGCACCTCGCGCAGACTCTACGTGAGTTTAAAACAGTGAAGGAGGAGACCGGCTATACCCCTGTGAGGTATGCTTTGAGGCTGGGGCTCCTAGGAGGGAGGAGCATAGTGGCTCACGCGAACTACGTGGACGAGAACGAGAAAGCCCTTCTGGCGCACAGTGGTAGCGTGATCGTCCAGTGCCCCTCCACGTACTTCATGTCCGGTACCCCGTTCCACGCCTATGACTACTGGCAGCTTGGCGGCAACGTCGCGATAGGCACGGATGCCCCGTGCTACAACGACAACGTGGATTTCTTCGAAGAGATGAGGCTCCTGGTCTACGGCCAGCGCATGAAGCTCGAGAAGAGCGGTGTTTGGAGGGCCTACGACGTCCTGGAGATGGCTACAAGGCTCAGCGCGAGGCTTGTGGGGGTCCGCGGCGGCTTCGTCGGTAAGGGGGCCTTGGCAGACCTCGTGCTCGTGAACCTTTCCAGCGTGAGGCTTAGACCCTTCCTGGACCCCTTCTCGAACATAGTCTACGCCGCTAGTAGCGGTGACGTGGACACGGTGATTGTTAACGGCAGGGTAGTACTGAAGGGTGGGAGGCACGTCTCGCTCGACGAGGAGAGGATTGTCAGCCAGGCCGAGGCCGAGGCGAGGATGCTCTTGAGGAGGGCGCTCGACGAGAGCCCCGAGCTCGAGAGCATAATAGGGAGGGATAAAGAAATATAG
- a CDS encoding purine-nucleoside phosphorylase — MAKPLHILAKPEDIAPRVIASGDPARVKQLSSYLDNPRLVNENRGFLVYTGTYKGVPVTVATHMIGAPSAAIVFEELIMLGAKLIVRFGTCGGFLPEMRVGDFVIATGASYSGGGTMNTYSPGECMAAVPDYDVLSALVESASRHGLKYFLGPVVSSDNFYSGIEYLNRWINRGMIAVDMEAATLFVVGRLRRVKTGASFVVSDVIGEAYKKMATAEELREAVDKASRAVLDAVISVKV, encoded by the coding sequence GTGGCTAAGCCGTTACACATACTCGCAAAGCCGGAGGACATAGCCCCCAGGGTTATCGCCTCGGGGGACCCCGCCAGAGTGAAGCAACTCTCAAGCTACCTCGATAACCCCAGGCTGGTGAACGAGAACAGGGGCTTCCTGGTATACACCGGCACGTACAAGGGGGTACCCGTGACTGTTGCTACCCACATGATAGGTGCTCCCTCCGCCGCGATAGTCTTCGAGGAGCTCATAATGCTGGGTGCGAAGCTGATAGTCAGGTTCGGCACCTGCGGCGGCTTCCTGCCGGAGATGCGCGTAGGGGACTTCGTGATAGCGACGGGCGCCTCGTACAGCGGTGGGGGAACAATGAATACCTACAGCCCCGGCGAGTGCATGGCCGCCGTGCCGGACTACGACGTGCTCAGCGCACTCGTCGAGAGCGCTTCGAGGCACGGGTTGAAGTACTTCCTGGGGCCCGTGGTTAGCAGCGATAACTTCTACTCAGGTATAGAGTACCTGAACAGGTGGATAAACAGGGGCATGATAGCCGTCGACATGGAGGCTGCCACGCTGTTCGTCGTCGGCAGGCTTAGGCGCGTGAAGACCGGTGCCTCCTTCGTCGTGAGCGACGTGATCGGTGAGGCTTACAAGAAGATGGCGACGGCCGAGGAGCTACGCGAGGCTGTCGACAAGGCTTCGAGAGCCGTGCTAGACGCGGTTATAAGCGTGAAAGTTTGA
- a CDS encoding FkbM family methyltransferase has translation MPSRERAEKILFLLGELLYESQRVLSSSHAVLVFGAHRFVVPKGWADSSLRNLEHVFVKHDYDRIPGFTRVPRGSTVVDLGAYVGFFSVKVHSESPGARLVAVEANPQACRYLRHNLRMNGVRSEAYCLAVGESDGVGRLFVAEDPVNSSLLEEYSSSFSRVSGVARVAQLSLSSLWRRLDVGHASLLKVDVEGVEERVLRASRDVLTPGCVDRVVVEVHPPYSSPSRVVELLERGFHVATYYDYEAPFQVFVYGWAKR, from the coding sequence ATGCCTTCCAGGGAAAGGGCCGAAAAAATCCTTTTTCTACTCGGAGAACTGCTGTACGAGTCCCAGCGCGTACTGTCGTCGAGCCACGCCGTACTGGTGTTCGGAGCCCACAGGTTCGTCGTCCCGAAGGGGTGGGCGGACTCCTCACTGAGAAACCTGGAGCACGTCTTCGTCAAGCACGACTACGACAGGATCCCCGGGTTCACCCGGGTGCCGCGAGGCTCCACAGTCGTGGACCTCGGGGCATACGTGGGCTTCTTCAGCGTAAAGGTGCACTCCGAGAGCCCCGGCGCGAGGCTCGTAGCCGTCGAGGCGAACCCCCAGGCGTGCCGGTACCTCAGGCACAACCTGCGCATGAACGGGGTACGCTCCGAGGCGTACTGCTTGGCCGTGGGGGAGAGCGACGGGGTTGGCAGGCTCTTCGTGGCGGAGGACCCTGTGAACTCCTCGCTACTGGAGGAATACTCTTCAAGCTTCTCCAGGGTTTCCGGAGTTGCACGGGTCGCCCAGCTCTCGCTGAGCAGCCTGTGGAGACGGCTCGACGTGGGACACGCGTCACTGTTGAAAGTCGACGTCGAGGGGGTCGAGGAACGCGTACTCAGAGCTTCCAGGGACGTTTTAACGCCGGGCTGCGTCGACAGGGTCGTCGTGGAGGTTCACCCGCCGTACTCCTCCCCGTCCAGGGTCGTGGAGCTACTGGAGCGGGGGTTCCACGTGGCTACGTACTACGACTACGAGGCGCCGTTCCAGGTCTTCGTGTACGGGTGGGCTAAGCGGTAA
- a CDS encoding purine-nucleoside phosphorylase — MPYHIKAERVAGRVLVVGDPGRARLVAGMLEDARLVNENRGLLVYNGFWRGVEVSVATHGMGGAGAAIVFEELLQLGGRTLVRLGTTGAIRGEVEVGDFVVPSSAFHHPGGLFLQYFGDICVSPSPDLELAWLLASEARSAGLKVWTAPVVSSDAFYAETGEVISRWASFGAVSVEMECATLFAVTRLRGARSAAILLVNGSLVQPGKRMVSESELEERLVKGAEVALDVLAKSP, encoded by the coding sequence ATGCCTTACCACATAAAGGCTGAGCGCGTAGCTGGGAGAGTGCTCGTAGTCGGCGACCCCGGGAGGGCTAGGCTTGTCGCAGGGATGCTCGAAGATGCCCGCCTGGTGAACGAGAACAGAGGCCTCCTAGTCTACAACGGCTTCTGGAGGGGCGTCGAGGTGTCCGTGGCTACCCACGGCATGGGGGGTGCGGGCGCGGCGATAGTCTTCGAGGAGCTCTTACAGCTGGGGGGCAGGACCCTCGTGCGTCTCGGCACGACCGGAGCTATAAGGGGGGAGGTCGAGGTGGGAGACTTCGTGGTTCCTTCCTCGGCGTTCCACCACCCCGGAGGGCTCTTCCTGCAGTACTTCGGGGACATCTGTGTCTCCCCCTCGCCCGACTTAGAGCTCGCGTGGCTCCTCGCGAGCGAGGCTAGATCCGCGGGGCTGAAGGTGTGGACCGCCCCGGTCGTTAGTAGCGATGCTTTCTACGCGGAGACAGGCGAGGTCATATCGAGGTGGGCTTCGTTCGGCGCCGTCAGTGTGGAGATGGAGTGCGCCACCCTCTTCGCCGTTACGCGCCTGAGGGGTGCGAGGAGCGCCGCCATACTCCTGGTTAACGGTAGCTTGGTGCAACCGGGCAAGAGAATGGTTTCCGAGAGCGAGCTGGAGGAAAGGCTCGTCAAGGGCGCCGAGGTAGCCCTAGACGTTCTCGCGAAGAGCCCGTAG
- a CDS encoding ECF transporter S component has product MAGKGRASLFIALASILSALTAVLTYFPGLALPSPTGGYTHVGDTIIYVSALLFGPWMGLVVGLVGPVIADFLVGYPRWYVTLVAHGLQGFIAGYGAGKKFKTQLVLMVAAGLVMSFTYFVVNVYVKGLGPALVSLARDIFGQTLVSIVLASLLLKALEKAPAVKRAQELLRK; this is encoded by the coding sequence GTGGCCGGAAAAGGAAGAGCGAGCCTATTCATAGCGCTTGCTTCTATACTCTCCGCCCTAACCGCCGTCCTAACGTACTTTCCCGGCTTAGCCCTCCCGTCCCCAACCGGCGGCTACACGCACGTTGGAGACACTATAATCTACGTCTCCGCGCTACTCTTCGGGCCGTGGATGGGGCTCGTGGTAGGGCTCGTTGGCCCCGTGATCGCCGATTTCCTCGTAGGCTACCCGAGGTGGTACGTGACGCTCGTAGCGCACGGGCTGCAGGGCTTCATAGCGGGTTACGGCGCCGGTAAGAAGTTCAAAACGCAGCTAGTGCTCATGGTAGCCGCCGGGCTTGTGATGTCGTTCACCTACTTCGTTGTGAACGTTTACGTCAAGGGGCTCGGGCCAGCGCTCGTATCGCTTGCCAGGGACATCTTCGGGCAAACCCTCGTTTCGATAGTACTCGCGTCGCTACTCCTTAAAGCCCTCGAGAAGGCTCCGGCGGTTAAGAGGGCCCAGGAGCTTCTCCGAAAGTAA
- a CDS encoding PH domain-containing protein, which produces MGEDICWSGSPSPASYLGSYLRGLVPTVAVAALESSAGLLPPVLAGLSSSLAFVLKWALPGMSPVEGLLYVLGALLAILVALLDWIINVRVGLLAFSLVAFVGVEALRVVLGLSLGLGARLALLSLFSAGWVLAVDLRRRTYRYFVGYRKVGITGGLLRRVERYISGDMVSDVIVVKPLLGRLLGFGHVVPVTPSGLGLGETFSVGAAGASAFKGLAVGVGGGRIVRDIAPREWNCLYGVKNPDRVRDLILLGCAPQGRSAGAAAAER; this is translated from the coding sequence GTGGGCGAGGATATCTGCTGGAGCGGTAGCCCTTCTCCGGCCTCCTACCTGGGATCCTACCTCAGAGGGTTGGTACCTACTGTCGCCGTGGCGGCCCTGGAGTCCTCCGCGGGGCTCCTCCCACCGGTACTCGCCGGGCTCTCGAGCAGCCTTGCGTTTGTACTGAAGTGGGCTTTGCCAGGGATGAGCCCGGTAGAGGGGCTTCTCTACGTTTTGGGCGCCTTGCTCGCGATCCTCGTAGCCCTCTTAGACTGGATAATTAACGTCAGGGTAGGGCTACTCGCGTTTAGTCTGGTGGCTTTCGTAGGCGTCGAGGCTTTAAGGGTTGTTCTCGGGTTGAGCCTAGGGCTTGGAGCGAGGCTGGCACTTCTATCCTTGTTCTCCGCGGGCTGGGTTCTTGCCGTAGACCTGCGGAGGAGGACTTACAGGTACTTCGTGGGGTACAGGAAGGTCGGGATTACGGGCGGCCTTCTCAGGAGGGTTGAGCGGTACATTAGCGGAGACATGGTTAGCGACGTGATAGTGGTTAAGCCTCTCCTCGGGAGGCTCCTGGGCTTCGGGCACGTTGTCCCAGTAACTCCCAGTGGGCTTGGGCTGGGAGAGACTTTCAGCGTCGGCGCGGCTGGGGCGTCCGCGTTTAAAGGCTTAGCCGTGGGTGTCGGTGGGGGGAGGATTGTAAGGGATATTGCACCGAGGGAGTGGAACTGTCTCTACGGGGTGAAGAACCCCGACAGAGTTAGGGACCTAATACTGCTCGGGTGCGCGCCTCAGGGGAGAAGCGCCGGGGCAGCCGCCGCCGAGAGGTAG
- a CDS encoding energy-coupling factor transporter transmembrane component T family protein, with protein MARLPSPKDFLSSLNPLTKLALFLVGIFQVALLGDPKYALLHLLLSSTLLALVRPKVGKAEFAAALSTLVGYTWVNTALYIYNYSMSPWDAARNALQLTARVAIIILYSMTFVATTTPKALTVALTEQLGVPYVYAFMSFVTLRMAPLIRRDLENMIAYRRIKGYFSWKAPHRYVASYAFPLLFLAVRRSITLALSMQARGFGKYAERTNLEKTRFRRGDLLFALAYLSAAAAPALLP; from the coding sequence ATGGCGAGGTTGCCTAGCCCTAAGGACTTCCTATCGAGCCTAAACCCTCTGACCAAGCTAGCGCTGTTCCTCGTGGGAATATTCCAGGTAGCCCTGCTCGGAGACCCGAAGTACGCGCTTCTCCACCTCCTCCTGTCCTCCACCCTCCTAGCACTCGTGAGGCCGAAGGTTGGGAAAGCGGAGTTCGCGGCGGCCCTCTCGACCCTCGTGGGCTACACGTGGGTGAACACCGCCCTCTACATCTACAACTACTCCATGAGCCCGTGGGACGCCGCTAGAAACGCGTTGCAGCTAACGGCGCGCGTAGCGATCATAATACTCTACTCGATGACGTTCGTCGCCACCACGACCCCGAAGGCCTTAACCGTGGCGCTCACAGAGCAGCTGGGTGTACCCTACGTGTACGCGTTCATGTCCTTCGTCACGCTCAGAATGGCGCCACTCATAAGGAGAGACCTAGAGAACATGATTGCCTACAGGAGGATAAAGGGGTACTTCTCCTGGAAGGCTCCCCACAGGTACGTAGCGTCCTACGCGTTCCCGCTACTCTTCCTCGCCGTTAGGCGTTCGATCACGCTAGCATTATCCATGCAGGCGCGCGGCTTCGGCAAGTACGCCGAGCGCACGAACCTCGAGAAAACCCGTTTCCGCAGAGGAGACCTCTTATTCGCACTCGCCTACCTCTCGGCGGCGGCTGCCCCGGCGCTTCTCCCCTGA
- a CDS encoding ABC transporter ATP-binding protein, whose product MKGVSFQLDRGECLLLLGPTGSGKSTLLLTLAGAIPQVIPASVSGELSVGGKNPVEEGLLGMAGKVGLLFQDPEAQVVMPTVFEEVAFPMENLLEPPERIVARVGELLDLVSLKRYARSEVDTLSTGLKQKLALASVLAMDPEVFLLDEPTAHIDPRTAKEIYALVKRLKDEGKTFILVEHRVEYVAGIADKVLYLEDGRGVLARSIGELVEKVGAEKLVDAGVWIPPEYLPRKNPANPRTAGTPRENREPLVDVSSLEVRAGPEVILRDVSLRARRGEVTLVIGPNGSGKTTLLKAIAGLVRPSSGEVRVAGGRPSPRLVAFVAQIPDHQFTERTVVEEVASVLGGSRREERLRRARRVLEARGLGHLSDRVVYELSQGEKRLVSFVEMYMLDKPVYLLDEPTFGLDFKYSLTVARSIAELASSGKAVVVVTHDSWILPLLSPKVYGLSHGRIVFEGELPELLTKSDVWKYLNFEPPAPLKGLANIEEARIAVQEYAERLRNYGEVA is encoded by the coding sequence TTGAAGGGCGTCTCGTTCCAGCTTGACCGCGGGGAGTGCCTCTTACTGCTGGGACCCACGGGTAGCGGGAAGAGCACGCTTCTACTCACGCTAGCCGGGGCAATACCGCAGGTGATCCCGGCTAGCGTCAGCGGCGAGCTAAGCGTGGGGGGTAAAAACCCCGTCGAGGAGGGGCTCCTCGGGATGGCTGGGAAAGTGGGGCTTCTCTTCCAGGACCCTGAAGCCCAAGTTGTCATGCCGACGGTTTTCGAGGAAGTAGCATTCCCCATGGAGAACCTCCTCGAGCCCCCAGAGCGCATCGTGGCGAGGGTAGGCGAGCTACTCGACTTGGTGTCTCTTAAGCGCTATGCGCGTAGCGAGGTGGACACGCTCTCCACGGGCCTAAAGCAGAAGTTAGCGCTAGCAAGCGTCCTGGCCATGGATCCCGAGGTGTTCCTGCTCGACGAGCCCACGGCGCATATAGATCCGCGAACAGCCAAGGAGATATACGCGCTCGTTAAGCGGCTGAAGGACGAGGGGAAGACCTTCATACTCGTAGAGCACAGGGTGGAGTACGTAGCGGGAATAGCAGACAAGGTACTCTACCTGGAGGACGGCAGAGGCGTCCTAGCCAGGAGCATCGGAGAACTCGTGGAAAAAGTCGGCGCCGAGAAGCTTGTAGACGCGGGCGTTTGGATACCGCCCGAGTACCTCCCGCGGAAAAACCCCGCAAACCCCCGCACAGCTGGTACACCTAGGGAGAACCGCGAACCGCTGGTAGACGTTTCATCCCTAGAAGTGAGGGCAGGCCCCGAGGTCATACTGAGGGATGTATCGTTGCGGGCGAGGAGAGGCGAGGTAACGCTTGTCATAGGGCCGAACGGGAGCGGGAAGACAACCCTCCTGAAGGCAATAGCCGGGCTTGTAAGGCCGAGTAGCGGCGAGGTGAGGGTAGCCGGAGGAAGACCCTCGCCGAGGCTCGTGGCTTTCGTCGCGCAGATACCGGACCACCAGTTCACGGAGAGAACGGTTGTGGAGGAGGTTGCCAGCGTGCTCGGAGGTTCCAGGCGGGAGGAGAGGCTGAGAAGAGCCCGAAGAGTGCTTGAAGCGAGAGGGCTCGGGCACCTCTCCGACAGGGTTGTCTACGAGCTGAGCCAGGGCGAGAAGAGGCTCGTATCCTTCGTGGAGATGTACATGCTGGACAAGCCAGTCTACCTGCTCGACGAGCCGACCTTTGGGCTCGACTTCAAGTACAGCCTAACCGTAGCTAGGAGTATCGCGGAGCTCGCATCCTCCGGAAAAGCCGTCGTCGTGGTTACGCACGACTCCTGGATACTGCCCCTGCTCAGCCCCAAAGTCTACGGCCTGTCACATGGAAGGATAGTCTTCGAAGGGGAGCTTCCCGAGCTACTGACTAAGAGCGACGTCTGGAAATACCTCAACTTCGAGCCGCCAGCCCCCCTTAAGGGTCTCGCGAACATTGAAGAGGCTAGGATAGCCGTGCAAGAGTACGCTGAGAGGTTGAGGAACTATGGCGAGGTTGCCTAG
- a CDS encoding ECF transporter S component has protein sequence MREEKLRVEELVLTAVLSAIIGAVFLVWSNVVWGASKLVLGLTLTPIIYGMWFIGATVPAYIVRKPLVALLGEFLAAVLELFYGSQFASTVLLYGFMQGLMSELVFFATRYKRWDWATMALAGAAPALWAAPADTVLYGITNPLSPGQRVVFWSLYFVSGALIAGVLVKALIDYVAKSSSLLDYFAVGKSVKKIGGSTSQ, from the coding sequence ATGAGGGAAGAAAAACTCAGAGTAGAAGAACTGGTGCTAACAGCCGTTCTATCGGCAATCATAGGGGCTGTGTTCCTTGTATGGTCTAACGTAGTCTGGGGTGCATCGAAGCTGGTTCTCGGGCTTACGCTTACACCGATTATCTACGGGATGTGGTTCATAGGGGCAACCGTGCCTGCCTACATCGTGAGAAAACCGCTAGTAGCTCTTCTCGGCGAGTTCCTGGCAGCCGTGCTAGAGCTATTCTACGGGTCTCAGTTCGCCTCCACGGTTCTACTCTACGGCTTCATGCAGGGGCTCATGTCCGAGCTCGTATTCTTCGCCACTAGGTACAAGAGGTGGGACTGGGCGACAATGGCTCTCGCAGGAGCGGCGCCCGCGCTGTGGGCTGCCCCCGCGGACACCGTGCTCTACGGTATAACCAACCCCCTGTCTCCCGGCCAAAGGGTAGTTTTCTGGAGCCTCTACTTCGTGAGCGGAGCCTTGATCGCCGGGGTACTCGTTAAAGCTTTGATAGACTACGTTGCAAAGAGCTCTTCGCTGCTAGACTACTTCGCCGTCGGAAAATCGGTGAAAAAGATTGGCGGAAGTACTAGTCAATAA